The following proteins are encoded in a genomic region of Mustela erminea isolate mMusErm1 chromosome 3, mMusErm1.Pri, whole genome shotgun sequence:
- the LOC116586892 gene encoding CDGSH iron-sulfur domain-containing protein 1: MSLTSSVRVEWIAAVTIAAGTAAVGYLAYKRFYVKDHRNKSMVNLHIQKDNPKIVHAYDMEDLGDKAVYCRCWRSKKFPFCDGSHTKHNEETGDNVGPLIIKRKET; this comes from the coding sequence ATGAGTCTGACTTCCAGCGTACGAGTTGAATGGATCGCAGCAGTTACTATTGCTGCTGGGACAGCTGCAGTTGGTTATCTAGCttacaaaagattttatgttaAAGATCATCGCAACAAATCTATGGTAAACCTTCACATCCAGAAAGACAACCCCAAGATAGTACATGCTTATGATATGGAGGATTTGGGAGATAAAGCTGTGTATTGCCGTTGTTGGAGGTCCAAAAAGTTCCCATTCTGCGATGGATCTCACACAAAACACAATGAAGAGACTGGCGACAACGTGGGACCTCTGATCattaagagaaaggaaacttaA